The genomic DNA aggagatggaggaggaggagggggagaagaggggaaggagagggagaagaggaaacgtggagggggagggggagggagaagaggctatggaggaggggagaagggagaggaggaaaaatggggcgtggggaagaagagagggagagggagaagtggaggggatgtTGAAGACTTGCAGAATTGTTGGGTTAGTTAAAGAAtctttttcactattatcatcatcatttgtcattcctgtctctctcctttcctacttgggacagaaaaaaggagaaaaaatgaactaAAAGATTGGAttcttggaaagaaaaaaaatcttttgaaattCAAAAGGGAGTTAAagcttctgttttttgttttctgggcaaaaaaaaatgtttttttttatttatcactgCTATTTCCTGTCTTGACGAATTTTGTCTTCGTttcccacaagagagagagagagagagagagagagagagagagagagagagagagagagagagagagagagagagagagagagagagagagagagagagagagagagagagaaattgaatcagaaagaaagaggaagaaggaagagagaaataaagagacagaaagagaatgaaaaacagaaagagagaaagagacagaaagagagaaagagaaagatagaaagagacagaatgagaaacagaaagagaaaaccgaATACCTCGGAGACATGTCACGTGATACGCAATAAGGTGGAACTTGTGACTTTGTTATACTTTGTGTGACTGACGCGAGGAACCTCCCACACAAGGCCACAAACAGGACTATTTTAgctcttgcttttgttgttgttgttgttattgttgttgttgttgtttcctttttcatgttctctttgctcttgttttttttttcttttttatgttctcttGTTTAGatttcgttgttattgcttttgttttgttattctttaaaTTTCGTTGTTTTCGtcattttttgtttcgttttacttcttcctttccctttcctcttcctccttctcctcttcctcttcctccttctccccttccttctgcattctccctcctccccctcctcccttcctcccttccctcctccataccatcctcctcctcttcctccctccctccctcaacctcctcctcttcctcttcctcttcctcccttccttccatcctcctacccccataccgcactccctcctccccctcccctccctctctaccccctctactACCCACCACCCCGCCTTCACCCATATCgccataaccccctccctctacctcccataccccctcccccacccaccactctTAACCCCTATACCATCCGTCCTTCATACCCCTACACCCTaccacccccctgccccctccccctctcgagcACTAACGCCTGAGGCACATACTCCGCCTCTCCACAAACTGTCATTATCTGGGCCTCAAGCAatacactccccctttctcctcctcctcctcctccttttcttcttcttcttcttcttcttcctcctcctcctcctcctcctcttcctccttctcttcctcctcctcctcctcctcctcctcctcctactcctcctcctcctcatcctcatcctcatcctcatcctcatcctcatcctcatcctcatcctcatcctcatcctcatcctccttctcctcctcatcctccttctcctcctcatccttctcctcctctttctcctcctcctccctcttccttctggtaatcttccctacctccttctctccctcttcctcctctctctcttcctctctctctcttcttctctctctccctctctctctcctctctctcttcctccctctcttctcctccctctcttcctccctctctttctctctctcttcctctctctctcttcctctctccctttcttcctccttccctctcttcctccgtccctcctttcctcccttccccctattccttcactcacttcctccctccctttcgtccttcacatcccctcccttcctttttatcacttcctccctccttttcttcccttgcatgtccttcctccttttcttccttctatcatcccctccctctctcctgctcttctttcactcaccccctttttccccctcttatcGGCTGCTCTTCCTTCCaacttttcttcacttctcttctccctctcctttttctcacccttcatcctccactccctctcttccagacacacacacaaacaaacagacaaacaaacacacacacacacgcacacacatacacacacacacaaaaaaaaaacaaatacacacacacacacacacacacacacacacaaagaaacacacaaaaaacaaacaaacacacacaaaaaaattcacacacacaaacaaataaacacactcccctctcctctcagtcACCTGTAAcctgcctccctccatccttccctcctcacttcctcctcctcctccgttattTGTCATCTGTCACTTGCCTCCGCTCCagttctgtccctctctctctcttcacacatactctatctctctctctcgctctcgctctcgctctcgctctctctctctctctctctctctctctctctctctctctctctctctctttttatttgaaaaaaaaaatgtatgtaaatatatatatatttatatacatatgtgaatatatatatatatatatatatatatatatatattatatatattcacatatgtatataaatatatatatttacatacgaatatcatatatatatatatatatatatatatatatatatatatatatatatatatatatatatgtgtgtgtgtgtgtgtgtgtgtgtgtgtgtgtgtgtgtgtgtgtgtgtgtgtgtgtgtgtgtgtatgtgtgtgtgtgtttgtgtgtttgtgtgtgtgtgtgtgtgtgtgtgtgtgtgtgtgtgtgtgtgtgtgtgtgtgtgtgtgtgtgtgtgtgtgtgtgtgtgtctctctctctctctctctctctctctctctctctctctctccctctctctctctctctctctctctctcgctctctcgctctctctctctctctccatatatatatacatatatatatatatatatatatatatatatatatatatatatatatatatatatatatatatatatatatatattacaaatatatatatatatatatatatatatatatatatatatatatatatttatatacaaattcgCCACGCACCTTTTCCTCacgcagagagaaaatgagcacaaacaaacaagcaaacaaacaaactcgtaAGGAAAAAACGCCAAAGCATTTCCCGCAAACATCTTATCTCCTCCGAAAGCTCGTGAGTATCCGGGCCTTAGCATCGGCGCGAGATAagcgagataagagagataaggaaagatggCATTCGGTCTTGTAGATGCCGCGGAAAATATGATGGGCTTGGGAAGAGGGATTCGGGGAGGGAGTTGTTGCGGCGGTGGtaatcgagggagagggagggagagatagaaggagggagaaaaggagggagggagggagggaggaaggagagggagagataaaaggagggagggagagataaaaggagggagggaggaaggagagggagggaggaaggagagggagggaggaaggagagggagggaggaaggaaggaaggagagggagggaggaaggaagaaaagagagggagggagggagggagagaggagggaaggagggagggagggatggaggtaggaatgagggaggagggagggagaaaaggagggagaaagggagggagagcttgagagagagagagagagagagagagagagagagagagagagagagagaaagagagagagagagagagagagagagagagagagagagagagagaggcaggcagacagacagacagagaaagagagagacagagacagaaagagagaagggagggatgggaaggaaggaaagatggagaaggatggagggcgtGTGGGTagtacggagagagggaaggagagaagaaggacagagggcgggagggaggaagggcgaaggatgaggaaagggagataggaggtacgtagaaaagaagagaagggcgggagtggaggaaagaggagagggacgaaagaagataaaaaaagatggcAGAAAGGAGGGAATTGAATGGGAAATACAGACACAGATctcttaaggccgtgtcacactagcactttttccgtcaatttcttttacaattttatttaacataaatgcaaacattctcgaatatagctcttgatctgactttgcttggctgagaaagttgacggaaaggttctcagacggaaacgatcattatcgtctgactggaaaatcgacaattcgctcaaaaatggacaaaatttcagaaaattgtaaaaaaaaacattgacggaaaaagtgctaatgtGACAGCGCCTTTAAACGATGGTGCACGAGATGTAAGATTGTCCCATAAATTCCCACCATAAACCCTGGATAAACGGTTCAGAACATTGCTCTCTATAATGGTTCTATCAACGCATTTAGAAATCGAAGGTCATAAGCGTATGAACTGATAGATTATCAGTGTACGTGTTGATTAATAGATAATTTCAATGAATTTCAACATTCTTAGAGTGTAAAAGCTaacgtgggagggggtgggggggtcatacCTACGTTAATTCCATGATCTTGCAAAGTGAGTGGTTTTGCAAACAGTTCCCCCAAACTGTATTGCAATATTTTAGTAACGAGTAAGGTAGAGAATTAAATATTATTTGTTGATTTTGTAATTTTGTATGTGATATGGATTACATGCAAATCAGTATGTAGTGATATTTCAGAGCACAAAATTAATCGAAACATTTTTTCATTTAAGTTTGTTTCTTTTGAACGTAACACAATGAAATTTCTCTATATTGAAGGTCAGTTTGATGCTAAAGATCCACTTGTTGGCAGTAGAtcgtcaatatatattttttttcgcgaTAAATAAAATACTGTTGTCGGCATAGAGTAAAAATCCGAGACAAGATGAGGTCAcgccatataaaaaaaaaaaacatgattttgaGCCTTGTGGGATTCTATAGTGTGTATCAAATTGGAATGAATTGTAGTTATTAAATTGTACATATTACCTGATTTGAATATATAATCTAAACTAGAgattatcggccggtttgttaaaattgtgccaggcccgacctaatgaattttcataaatatagacgcagaaataaagccatatttgtctatatatctgataaatatacatttaactatctatttgctaaatatagacgcagaaataaaggtatatttgtctatatatctgataaatatacatttgacTATCTATTTGCTAAAtatagacgcagaaataaaggtatatttgtctatatatctgataaatatacatttgacTATCTATTTGCTAAAtatagacgcagaaataaaggtatatttgtctatatatctgataaatatacatttgacTATCTATTTGCTAAATATAGACGTAGAAATAAaggtatatttgtctatatatctgataaatatacatttaactatctatttgttaAATATAGACGCAGAAGTAaaggcatatttgtctatatatctgatagatgtacatttaaccatctattggcccggttgatatgcatgtcaagactgataaatatgcatttatttctttatttataaatgtcaagtatacgaatattctttggttcggacctcgcacaattctaacaataaTTCCACAGTgagccaatgtgtgtgtgtgtgtgtgtgtgtgtgtgtgtgtgtgtgtgtgtgtgtgtgtgtgtgtgtgtgtgtgtgtgtacatacaaccatacataaatatatactctctcacacacacacacacacacacacacacatacacacacaaacacacacacacacacacacacacacacacacacacacacacacacacacacacacacacacacacaaacacacatacacgtatatatgtacgtgtgtacacgAGCACGTTGGAGAGCAGAGTGAGAAAAAACACCCTcgtctaaacaaacaaacaacctaaaTGAATAGTTTATCGCCAAACAAGCCATAAGCACAACCGGCAAACGAATCCATTGCCGCGTCCGTTACACACTTTCTTCGAATTCGAATTTGAGAACTATTGTCATTCGAGTTCTGATTCAAAAAATAAACTGGCGGTTCCAGGAATTCGATAAACGGGTGAATTATGTGGGAAAGgatagatcagcagcaactcgaggaggtgagGTGTTATGGCGTCTATTTTGACgactgttcagtgaaaatataaccattaagattcattcttttcctttttttttttcttttctttttttttttttttttttttttttgaaaattgaatcgcgcatattcacaaagcatccgttatttttttgtgacgtcatcaaaatagaaTCGGACGccatgggggatggagggagaggggagaggggatggaatgagggagaggggatggaataggggagggagggggaggatggaataaaggagggagaggggaggggatggaataagggagggaaggggaggggttggaataaaggaggagagagagagatacggagagggaggaaaggaactgGGAAATGGGGGGATGGATGAGAttgtgaaaaggaaaaagggggaagaggatgagagaggagaaaggagaggaggcggtggggagaaggaggaagaagggaggatgaaaggaaaggagggaagatgggagaaagggaggggaggagagaagtcaTTAAGTAAGGTGTGGGGAGctatgaaggaaagagggaggaagtggagggcggaaggaaagaagggaggagggaggggagggtgagagttagaagaggagagaagacaaagaaggataaatgagagagagagggagacgagagacagagacaaatggacagatagacaaaaacaaacagagacagagaatgaaagagagagagagacagaaagaaagaagagagacagaaagaaagaagagagagagagagagagacagagacacacagagagagacagacagacagggaaactagagagagagagacagacagacagaaagaaaaaagagagagagacagagagaccaacagacagacagacagattaacagggaaacgaaagacagagacagagacagacagacagacaaaaacagagacagacaaacaaagacacacacaaacagccagccAGAAAACCATCGCCCACAACTTACGAAAGGTTTTGTGGCTTCGCTCATTACGAAATAGTGTATCACTGTAAAAGGAATTCGACCTTGGGTTTCGATGGGTTTGTTAAAGGGGCGGAGTTAGGGCGAGAACAATAATACGTCTTCAAGAaatattgatggtggtggtggctagggttgtggtggggatggtgaggatggtggttatggtgatgatgattgtggtggtcatggtgaggaggatgaggatgactgtggcgatgatgatgatgatgattgtggtgatggtgaggatgatgatgatgaNNNNNNNNNNNNNNNNNNNNNNNNNNNNNNNNNNNNNNNNNNNNNNNNNNNNNNNNNNNNNNNNNNNNNNNNNNNNNNNNNNNNNNNNNNNNNNNNNNNNNNNNNNNNNNNNNNNNNNNNNNNNNNNNNNNNNNNNNNNNNNNNNNNNNNNNNNNNNNNNNNNNNNNNNNNNNNNNNNNNNNNNNNNNNNNNNNNNNNNNNNNNNNNNNNNNNNNNNNNNNNNNNNNNNNNNNNNNNNNNNNNNNNNNNNNNNNNNNNNNNNNNNNNNNNNNNNNNNNNNNNNNNNNNNNNNNNNNNNNNNNNNNNNNNNNNNNNNNNNNNNNNNNNNNNNNNNNNNNNNNNNNNNNNNNNNNNNNNNNNNNNNNNNNNNNNNNNNNNNNNNNNNNNNNNNNNNNNNNNNNNNNNNNNNNNNNNNNNNNNNNNNNNNNNNNNNNNNNNNNNNNNNNNNNNNNNNNNNNNNNNNNNNNNNNNNNNNNNNNNNNNNNNNNNNNNNNNNNNNNTGGTCCAGACACTCGGATACATTCCGTTTGGTCCAGACACTCGGATACATTCTGTTTGGTCCAGACACTCGGATACATTCTGTTTGGTCCAGACACTCGGATACATTCCGTTTGGTCCAGACACTCGGATACATTCTGTTTGGTCCAGACACTCGGATACATTCTGTTTGGTCCAGACACTCGGATACATTCTGTTTGGTCCAGACACTCGGATGCATTCTGTTCGGTCCAGACACTCGGATGCATTCTGTTCGGTCCAGACACTCGGATGCATTCTGTTCGGTCCAGACACTCGGATACATTCTGTTCGGTCCAGACACTCGGATACATTCTGTTTGGTCCAGACACTCGGATGCATTCTGTTCGGTCCAGACACTCGGATGCATTCTGTTTGGTCCAGACACTCGGATACATTCTGTTTGGTCCAGACACTCGGATACATTCTGTTTGGTCCAGACACTCGGATACATTCTGTTTGGTCCAGACACTCGGATACATTCTGTTTGGTCCAGACACTCGGATACATTCTGTTCGTCCCAGACACTCGGATACATTCTGTTTGGTCCAGACACTCGGATACATTCTGTTCGGTCCAGACACTCGGATACATTCTGTTTGGTCCAGACACTCGGATACATTCTGTTTGGCCCAGACACTCGGATACATTCTGTTCGTCCCAGACACTCGGATACATTCTGTTTGGTCCAGACACTCGGATACATTCTGTTCGGCCCAGACACTCGGATACATTCTGTTCGGCCCAGACACTCGGATACATTCTGTTTGGCCCAGACACTCGGATACATCCCGTTCGGTCCAGACACTCGGATACATTCTCTTCGTCCCAGACACTCGGTCCCAGACACTCGGATACATCCCGTTCGTCCCAGACACTCGGATACATTCTCTTTAGTCCTTTGGTCCAGACACTCGGATACATTCTCACAGTCGCCTCTGCCGTCGCCGATGCGCGGAGCAGTGCGCCGCGTCCTGCATAAAGTCATGCTGCACAAGCTCATGAGGACGCGGCGCCGGTAGTGGCTGGTCGTATGTCCTTTCTTGTATGTGTTATGCGGCCGCCTCCAGTCGATATTTCTCGGAGGAATATCATCGTACTCTTTGTGTTGGAcatggggtgttttttttttttcttttctttttttctttttctttttctttttctttttctttttttttttctttttctttttatttttatttctctttttctttttctttttctttttcttcttttctttttcttttcttttttcttttttcttttttctttttctttttctttttcttttactttttctttttttttctttttcttcttcttcttctttttctttttctttttctttttctttttctttttctttttctttttcttttttcttttttcttttttctttttctttttctttttctttttctttttctttttctttttcttttttcttttttctttttctttttctttttctttttctttttctttttctttttctttttcttcttcttcgtcttcttcttctttttcttcttcttcttcaacttcttctttgtAGCTTAATGTCTTGCGTgagtttatttatctgtattcgacatgtggtgtttttttgtgagttttatctatttttttttaggtctgtTCTTATACTCTGTGATGCTTATATCCTTAAAAggatgtctttgtgtatgtgtgtgtgtgtgtgtgtgtgtgtgtgtgtgtgtgtgtgtgtgtgtgtgtgtgtgtgtgtgtgtgtgtgtgtgtgtgtgtgtgtgtgtgcgtgcgtgcgtgcgtgtgtgaatatgtatgcatgtgtgtgtgtgtcggtggggggggggggggggtaattaatcACACTCACATACTTGTccaattacacccccccccccctccaccaacccattGGGAACCCCCTGCCGCTAACCGTTAAGAaacagatgaagaaggagagagagagagagagagagagagagagagagagagagagagagagagagagagagagagagagagagagagagagagatacagacagagagagaaaaataaagagagagaagaataaaaaaaataaagaaagagagaaagagacataaagaaggacagcaagagacagaaagaaggaaagagagagaaaagaaagaaaaaggcgagaCCCACGACCCATCAGTGTGTCCACAAAACACAAGccaaagtgtacacacacactccactccaAGCACGACCATAACAAAACTCCATCCACAACTCCATCTACTCCACTTACCCCTGCCTATCCACTCCACATATCCTACCCATCCACTCCACATACCCCTGCCTATCCACTCCACATACCTCTGCCTATCCACTCCACATACCCTGGCCCATCCACTCCACATACCCCTGCCTATCCACTCCACATACCCCTGGCCCATCCACTCCACATACCCTCGCCCATCCTCTCCACATACCCCTGCCTATCCACTCCACATACCCCTGCCTATCCACTCCACATACCCTGGCCTATCCACTCCACATACCCGTGGCCCATCCACTCCACATACCCTCGCCCATCCTCTCCACATACCCCTGCCTATCCACTCCACATACCCCTGCCTATCCACTCCACATACCCCTGCCTATCCACTCCACATACCCCTGCCTATCCACTCCACATACCCTCGCCCATCCACTCCACATACCCTGGCCCATCCACTCCACATACCCTCGCCTATCCACTCCACATACCCTGGCCCATCCACTCCACATACCCCTGCCCATCCACTCCACATACCCCTGCCTATCTACTCCACATACCCTGGCCCATCCACTCCACATACCCTCGCCCATCCACTCCACATACCCCTGCCTATCTACTCCACATACCCTTGCTTATCCACTCCTCATACCCCTGCCTATCCATTCCACATACCCTCGCCCATCCCCTCCACATACCCCTGCCCATCCACTCCACATACCCCTGCCTATCCATTCCACATACCCTCACCCATCCACTCCACATTTCCCTGCCTATCCACTCCACATACCCCTGCCTATCCACTCCACATACCCCTGCCTATCCATTCCACATACCCTCGCCC from Penaeus vannamei isolate JL-2024 chromosome 43, ASM4276789v1, whole genome shotgun sequence includes the following:
- the LOC138860814 gene encoding zinc finger protein 709-like, whose protein sequence is MTLCRTRRTAPRIGDGRGDCENVSECLDQRTKENVSECLGRTGCIRVSGTECLGRRECIRVSGPNGMYPSVWAKQNVSECLGRTECIRVSGPNRMYPSVWTKQNVSECLGRTECIRVSGPNRMYPSVWTKQNVSECLDRTECIRVSGPNRMYPSVWDEQNVSECLDQTECIRVSGPNRMYPSVWTKQNVSECLDQTECIRVSGPNRMHPSVWTEQNASECLDQTECIRVSGPNRMYPSVWTEQNASECLDRTECIRVSGPNRMHPSVWTKQNVSECLDQTECIRVSGPNRMYPSVWTKRNVSECLDQTECIRVSGPNRMSGLAQF